One Pseudorasbora parva isolate DD20220531a chromosome 8, ASM2467924v1, whole genome shotgun sequence DNA window includes the following coding sequences:
- the LOC137084790 gene encoding E3 ubiquitin/ISG15 ligase TRIM25-like — protein sequence MSESTASQCVDQFSCPVCLDRRKEPVTIPCGHSYCMSCITDCWGQKEQGPPYRCPQCRESFSQRPLLKKNTLIAEMMETLQKTSLQTAAVECDVCTTEKNRAVKSCLQCLASFCQTHLQLHYESPAFMKHKLVEASRHIQENLCLSHGKLLEIYCQDDHQCICYLCMIDGHKNHNVVPVDSEWTNKKEELKEIKVACQKLIQERERGQRELSEAEKLLKSSALENMEDNEKVFTELICSLEKKRSEIKDQIRAQEKTEIDRAEELHKHLDQELTELRKRQAEIDKLLITEDQIQCLKSCQSVCVLPTFEGLPSFTQHTHLCFKDISISEFKDVLEDACQQQTARISPEVSNVNVSKPPQPKTDTHFLQYFCELRLDLNTAHKRLKLSEENRKVSYSDNVQQYPDLPERFDCCMYVMCRDGLCGRCYWEVECSGNIWAVAVCYKKMRRKGNGNDCRLGFNKISWRLGYFQQNFTFMHAKVQVSVPVASRIGVYLDHRAGTLAFYSVSDTMTLLHRVQTTFTEPLCPIFGVGDGSSFRIIEQRRV from the exons ATGTCTGAGTCTACAGCGAGTCAGTGTGTGGATCAGTTCAGCTGTCCCGTCTGTTTGGATCGGCGGAAGGAGCCGGTGACGATTCCCTGTGGACACAGTTACTGTATGAGCTGTATTACTGACTGCTGGGGCCAGAAGGAGCAGGGGCCGCCGTACCGCTGTCCCCAATGCAGAGAGAGCTTCAGTCAGAGACCTCTACTGAAGAAGAACACTCTGATAGCTGAGATGATGGAGACGCTGCAGAAGACGTCCCTACAAACGGCTGCTGTGGAGTGTGATGTTTGCACTACAGAGAAGAACAGAGCTGTAAAGTCCTGTCTGCAGTGCTTGGCCTCTTTCTGTCAAACTCACCTGCAGCTTCACTATGAATCTCCTGCGTTTATGAAGCACAAACTAGTCGAAGCTTCCAGACACATTCAGGAGAACCTTTGCCTCAGTCATGGGAAACTTCTGGAGATTTACTGTCAGGATGatcatcaatgcatttgttaCTTGTGTATGATTGACGGTCATAAAAACCACAACGTGGTGCCTGTGGATTCAGAATGGACTAATAAAAAG GAAGAGTTAAAGGAGATAAAGGTGGCGTGTCAGAAGCTGATCCAGGAGCGAGAGAGAGGTCAGCGGGAACTCAGTGAAGCTGAGAAGCTTCTTAAA AGTTCAGCGCTAGAGAACATGGAGGACAATGAGAAGGTCTTCACTGAGCTCATCTGCTCTCTTGAGAAGAAACGCTCTGAGATTAAAGATCAGATCAGAGCTCAGGAGAAGACTGAGATAGATCGAGCAGAGGAACTTCACAAACATCTGGATCAAGAGCTGACAGAACTCAGAAAAAGACAAGCAGAGATCGACAAACTTCTGATTACTGAAGATCAGATCCAGTGTCTGAAG AGCTgtcagtctgtgtgtgttttacccACATTTGAAGGCCTTCCCAGCTTCACTCAACACACTCATCTGTGTTTTAAAGACATTTCAATCTCAGAGTTTAAGGACGTTTTGGAGGACGCCTGTCAACAGCAAACAGCCAGAATATCTCCAGAAG TGTCAAATGTAAATGTTTCAAAGCCTCCACAACCAAAGACAGACactcattttttacagt ATTTCTGTGAACTTCGTTTGGATCTAAACACTGCACACAAAAGGCTCAAACTGTCAGAAGAGAACCGAAAAGTATCATATTCAGATAACGTCCAGCAGTATCCCGATCTCCCCGAGCGATTTGATTGTTGTATGTATGTAATGTGTCGAGATGGTTTGTGTGGTCGCTGTTACTGGGAGGTCGAGTGCAGTGGGAACATTTGGGCTGTAGCAGTTTGTTACAAGAAAATGAGACGTAAGGGAAACGGTAATGACTGTAGACTTGGCTTCAACAAAATATCCTGGAGATTAGGCTATTTTCAGCAGAATTTCACTTTCATGCATGCTAAAGTACAGGTCAGTGTCCCTGTTGCCTCTAGAATAGGAGTGTATCTGGATCACAGAGCAGGAACTCTGGCCTTCTACAGCGTCTCTGACACAATGACTCTCCTTCACAGAGTCCAGACCACTTTCACTGAACCCTTATGCCCTATTTTTGGGGTTGGAGATGGTTCATCTTTCAGGATAATAGAGCAGAGGAGAGTTTAg